ACTGCCAGAATGGAGGCAATCCTAAGCCAGTCGAGGTAGGCCTGGCGGTTTGAAGCGGTAGAAACTGGTTGCATATGGTTAATTTTCTACAAACCTAGTTTCCGGGGCAGGGGAGGTAAAATTACTTTGACGTGTGGACGTTTAGAAGGGGTGAAAAGACAACTTTAATTTATTGTTGCCCGGCAATTTGTTATTATGCTCGTCAACCAATACTTTTGCCGGGTTTTAAAAACTGAATACAGAATGGCAAGATCTATCGCATTTCGCGAAGCGCTCCGCGAAGCTATGAGTGAAGAAATGAGGAGAGACGACCGTGTTTTCCTGATGGGTGAGGAAGTAGCTGAGTACAATGGTGCTTATAAAGTAAGCCAGGGTATGCTGGCAGAATTCGGCCCTAAAAGAGTTATTGACACCCCTATTGCCGAGCTGGGTTTCGCCGGTATTGCCGTAGGTGCTGCTCAAAACGGTTTACGTCCTATCGTTGAGTTCATGACCTGGAACTTTGCCGTACTGGCATTGGATCAGATTTTAAACACAGCTTCAAAAATGCTGGCAATGAGCGGCGGCCAGATTGGCTGTCCTATCGTTTTCCGCGGACCAAACGGTTCTGCAGGCCAGTTGGGTGCCCAGCACTCTACCGCTTTTGAAAGCTATTACGCAAATATCCCCGGTATTAAAGTGATTTCTCCTTCTAACCCATACGATGCCAAAGGTTTAATGAAAGCCGCCATCCGCGATGAAGATCCTGTGATGTTCATGGAGAGCGAGGTAATGTATGGCGACAAAGGCGAAGTTCCTGAAGAAGAATACATTATCGAGATTGGTAAAGCCGATGTAAAGAAACAGGGAAGCGACGTTACCATCGTTTCTTACAATAAAATGATGAAGGTTGC
The Niastella koreensis GR20-10 genome window above contains:
- a CDS encoding pyruvate dehydrogenase complex E1 component subunit beta, with the translated sequence MARSIAFREALREAMSEEMRRDDRVFLMGEEVAEYNGAYKVSQGMLAEFGPKRVIDTPIAELGFAGIAVGAAQNGLRPIVEFMTWNFAVLALDQILNTASKMLAMSGGQIGCPIVFRGPNGSAGQLGAQHSTAFESYYANIPGIKVISPSNPYDAKGLMKAAIRDEDPVMFMESEVMYGDKGEVPEEEYIIEIGKADVKKQGSDVTIVSYNKMMKVALGAAAELEKEGVSAEVIDLRTIRPLDWHTILESVKKTNRLVIVEEQWPMCSVSSEIAYRIQKEAFDYLDAPIRRLTAADAPLHYAANLVDAALPTVDKSVRLVKEVMYQRK